The Papaver somniferum cultivar HN1 chromosome 3, ASM357369v1, whole genome shotgun sequence genome includes a region encoding these proteins:
- the LOC113358477 gene encoding uncharacterized protein LOC113358477 isoform X1 yields MYGETGLLLPYFQNFSQEVQHLEEFCRSQRTCGGSSRSNLAQTSSVSEYDLGEEGDLFKAPKLIVEEPEMPLHPMTAISMISCGEEVMSTQAIKMSDLESFQTEQLLNEVFYECEKDLLEKSAMEEQFSDIMDVKIPVVSMDEGQTAENDRSILDGSIQKSVSSGCLSSMEWIHEGATRPNFLDFQLVDFGDAYGMRRAFSEGDIQQIKAKQRMISSAQTLHNCNSTNLTFSSFERPLTIGNYTIEERKQKLSRYRKKRNKRNFGRKIKYACRKALADSQPRVRGRFAKTEDLLQPSKK; encoded by the exons ATGTATGGAGAAACAGGACTTTTATTGCCATATTTCCAGAATTTTTCACAGGAAGTTCAACATCTAGAGGAGTTTTGTCGAAGCCAGAGAACTTGTGGCGGTAGTTCAAGG AGCAATCTAGCTCAGACCTCCTCAGTCTCAGAGTATGACTTGGGAGAAGAAGGAGATCTATTTAAAGCTCCCAAACTCATCGTTGAAGAACCAGAAATGCCCCTGCATCCGATGACAGCCATTTCCATGATTTCTTGCGGGGAAGAGGTCATGTCCACTCAAGCAATAAAGATGTCAGACCTTGAATCTTTTCAAACTGAGCAACTGCTCAACGAGGTCTTTTATGAATGTGAAAAAGATCTATTGGAAAAGTCTGCGATGGAAGAGCAGTTTTCTGATATCATGGATGTCAAGATTCCTGTTGTTTCAATGGATGAGGGTCAAACTGCAGAGAATGATCGGTCGATCTTGGATGGGTCAATTCAAAAAAGTGTTAGTTCTGGATGCTTGAGCTCAATGGAATGGATACATGAAGGTGCAACAAGACCAAACTTTTTGGACTTCCAGTTGGTGGATTTTGGAGATGCTTATGGGATGCGAAGGGCCTTCAGTGAGGGAGACATACAG CAAATCAAGGCAAAACAAAGAATGATTTCCAGTGCCCAG ACTCTCCATAATTGCAATAGCACCAATCTTACGTTTTCTTCATTTGAGCGACCATTGACCATTGGCAATTACACAATTGAAGAACGCAAGCAAAAGCTTTCTAGATACaggaagaagaggaacaagaggAACTTCGGACGGAAAATCAAG TATGCATGTAGGAAAGCATTGGCCGACAGTCAACCAAGGGTTCGAGGAAGATTTGCAAAAACTGAAGATCTTCTTCAGCCTTCCAAGAAGTGA
- the LOC113358477 gene encoding two-component response regulator-like APRR9 isoform X2 — protein sequence MYGETGLLLPYFQNFSQEVQHLEEFCRSQRTCGGSSRSNLAQTSSVSEYDLGEEGDLFKAPKLIVEEPEMPLHPMTAISMISCGEEVMSTQAIKMSDLESFQTEQLLNEVFYECEKDLLEKSAMEEQFSDIMDVKIPVVSMDEGQTAENDRSILDGSIQKSVSSGCLSSMEWIHEGATRPNFLDFQLVDFGDAYGMRRAFSEGDIQTLHNCNSTNLTFSSFERPLTIGNYTIEERKQKLSRYRKKRNKRNFGRKIKYACRKALADSQPRVRGRFAKTEDLLQPSKK from the exons ATGTATGGAGAAACAGGACTTTTATTGCCATATTTCCAGAATTTTTCACAGGAAGTTCAACATCTAGAGGAGTTTTGTCGAAGCCAGAGAACTTGTGGCGGTAGTTCAAGG AGCAATCTAGCTCAGACCTCCTCAGTCTCAGAGTATGACTTGGGAGAAGAAGGAGATCTATTTAAAGCTCCCAAACTCATCGTTGAAGAACCAGAAATGCCCCTGCATCCGATGACAGCCATTTCCATGATTTCTTGCGGGGAAGAGGTCATGTCCACTCAAGCAATAAAGATGTCAGACCTTGAATCTTTTCAAACTGAGCAACTGCTCAACGAGGTCTTTTATGAATGTGAAAAAGATCTATTGGAAAAGTCTGCGATGGAAGAGCAGTTTTCTGATATCATGGATGTCAAGATTCCTGTTGTTTCAATGGATGAGGGTCAAACTGCAGAGAATGATCGGTCGATCTTGGATGGGTCAATTCAAAAAAGTGTTAGTTCTGGATGCTTGAGCTCAATGGAATGGATACATGAAGGTGCAACAAGACCAAACTTTTTGGACTTCCAGTTGGTGGATTTTGGAGATGCTTATGGGATGCGAAGGGCCTTCAGTGAGGGAGACATACAG ACTCTCCATAATTGCAATAGCACCAATCTTACGTTTTCTTCATTTGAGCGACCATTGACCATTGGCAATTACACAATTGAAGAACGCAAGCAAAAGCTTTCTAGATACaggaagaagaggaacaagaggAACTTCGGACGGAAAATCAAG TATGCATGTAGGAAAGCATTGGCCGACAGTCAACCAAGGGTTCGAGGAAGATTTGCAAAAACTGAAGATCTTCTTCAGCCTTCCAAGAAGTGA